In Tachysurus fulvidraco isolate hzauxx_2018 chromosome 25, HZAU_PFXX_2.0, whole genome shotgun sequence, the following proteins share a genomic window:
- the armc3 gene encoding armadillo repeat-containing protein 3 isoform X1: MMSGIFMVIRSALKTKCLYDRMGKKIKKEAEPQPKQGFETLPIESKNAATVILMLQSPEEEVVVKALEAIYKFAEKGDENKSSLMALGAVEPLTCLLKHDSKIVCKNAFMALGVMVSDKDVKRLIKKLNIIPSIITKLAPEEDVTVLEFATLLLAHLSVDMTCKVQIFHNDGLKPLLTLLSSTDPDVKKQSVECIYNLVQELSSRVAVHTFNGIPPLLELLSSEFPIIQQFALRTLETINKDRDSRTAFREQNGFARILEFLTKKEFSDLHVEALKVISNCMEDTESMQLIQENGGLENLLQFLITPTAHDIQATAVETISKAAQSSENRKILHEQNVEKAIIELLAVENDSIHTAVCQAVSAMSENLSSRDTFRQFDGIKLIVQLLNSEGDRVKEVAAEALSSLTHANQPNAYAVYEAEGDKLLVQLLQNGSPPAVVHATAVLINMASQEVIRSRIISHGAIQALLKPLYSTDKHTLTNVTQAVAALTCDAEGRAELRSVGALPQLVNLLTSKYPDVRRNVCWAVTVCATDEPTATEMCRLGALEILQEINSSLSRKNKFSEAALQRLLDSNLSLKYSLTGCLFPTDITTDGFYDPGQTKDGQRIPGLEDIAKQVINQRRAVIAVNGNPPDETITDSQEKGQQQSPTESQISTVMSSQGSVKTTSKSKAKAGQEDEIQSHDNECKPQEEAVVEKPWTLPYDAQLNNLIKETFKSVLPLHDEVEMYTAVAKLVCDAMGGPIDIEQQYDFLWELHLSELKVEMQSNIIPIGKIKKGTYYHRALLFKVLSDRIGLSCSLVRGDYNRAWNEVLLPSTTTRATGLYPHLQTYIIDLMHKPGTLMKCETPAAEQYQTI, from the exons ATGATGTCTGGTATCTTTATG GTAATAAGAAGTGCATTAAAAACCAAGTGCCTTTATgacagaatggggaaaaaaataaagaaggaagCTGAACCACAACCCAAACAAGGA TTTGAAACTCTGCCTATTGAGAGCAAGAATGCTGCAACAGTGATTCTCATGCTTCAGTCTCCTGAGGAAGAAGTGGTTGTCAAAGCCCTCGAAGCCATTTATAAGTTTGCAGAGAAAG GTGATGAGAACAAGAGCTCTCTGATGGCTTTAGGGGCAGTGGAACCGCTAACTTGCCTTCTAAAACATGACAGTAAAATTGTTTGCAAAAACGCTTTCATGGCTCTGGGTGTCATGGTTTCAGACA AGGATGTCAAACGATTGATCAAGAAACTAAATATAATTCCATCTATCATCACCAAACTGGCACCAGAAG AAGACGTTACTGTTCTTGAATTTGCCACTCTGCTTTTGGCACATCTGTCTGTGGACATGACATGCAAGGTTCAGATTTTCCATAATGATGGACTGAAACCTCTCCTCACTCTACTGTCCAGCACGGATCCTGATGTAAAAAAACAATCGGTGGAATGCATCTACAATCTTGTTCAG GAACTTTCTAGTCGGGTTGCAGTGCATACATTTAACGGAATCCCTCCACTGCTGGAGCTGCTGAGTTCTGAATTTCCCATCATTCAGCAGTTTGCTCTGCGCACCCTAGAGACCATCAATAAGGACAGAGACAGTCGAACAGCATTCAGAGAACAAAATGGATTTGCTCGAATCCTGGAGTTTCTCACAAAGAAA GAGTTTAGTGACCTTCATGTGGAAGCTCTGAAAGTCATCTCAAATTGTATGGAGGACACTGAGTCCATGCAGCTGATTCAGGAGAATGGAGGCCTGGAGAACTTGCTGCAATTTCTCATTACACCCACTGCTCATGATATCCAGGCTACTGCGGTTGAAACTATCAGCAAAGCAGCGCAGAGTA GTGAAAATCGAAAGATCCTGCATGAGCAAAATGTTGAAAAGGCCATCATTGAATTGCTTGCAGTGGAGAACGACAGCATACATACTGCTGTATGCCAGGCAGTGTCAGCCATGAGCGAGAACCTGAGCAGCAGGGACACTTTCAGACAATTTG atggGATCAAACTTATTGTGCAGCTGCTAAACAGTGAGGGAGATAGGGTAAAAGAGGTTGCAGCAGAAGCCTTATCAAGCCTTACCCACGCAAACCAGCCAAATGCATA TGCTGTTTATGAAGCGGAAGGAGACAAGCTTCTTGTCCAGCTTCTACAGAATGGCTCTCCTCCAGCAGTAGTACATGCAACAGCTGTTCTGATCAACATGGCATCACAGGAAGTGATCCGCTCTCGCATTATCTCCCACGGAGCCATCCAGGCATTACTGAAACCCCTCTACTccactgataaacacacactcaccaacgTCACTCAGGCTGTAGCTGCACTCACTTGTGATGCAGAGGGAAGGGCTGAG TTAAGAAGTGTTGGAGCTTTGCCACAATTGGTTAATCTCCTAACATCCAAGTATCCTGATGTTCGGCGAAATGTATGCTGGGCAGTGACTGTGTGCGCGACCGATGAGCCAACAGCCACAGAAATGTGCAGATTAGG GGCTTTGGAGATCCTCCAGGAGATCAACTCCTCACTGAGCCGTAAGAATAAGTTCAGTGAGGCAGCCCTGCAGAGGCTCTTGGATAGTAACCTCTCTCTAAAATACAGCCTTACAGGATGTCTCTTCCCTACTGATATCACTACTGATGGGTTCTATGATCCAGGACAG ACCAAAGATGGTCAAAGGATTCCTGGTCTTGAAGATATAGCAAAGCAGGTTATCAATCAGCGCCGAGCAGTCATAGCAGTTAATGGAAACCCCCCAGATGA GACAATTACTGATTCACAAGAGAAGGGGCAGCAGCAGAGTCCTACAGAAAGTCAGATCTCGACTGTAATGAGCAGCCAAGGGAGCGTCAAAACAACTAG TAAATCAAAAGCCAAAGCGGGGCAGGAGGATGAGATTCAGAGTCATGACAATGAGTGTAAACCCCAGGAGGAAGCAGTAGTAGAAAAGCCATGGACACTGCCATATGATGCTCAGTTGAATAATCTGATCAAAGAGACCTTCAAATCTGTCTTGCCCTTACATGATGAGGTGGAAATGTACACTGCCGTGGCAAA GTTGGTGTGTGATGCAATGGGAGGGCCAATTGATATTGAGCAACAGTATGATTTTCTTTGGGAGCTTCACCTGAGTGAGCTGAAGGTTGAGATGCAGTCAAACATCATTCCTATCGGCAAGATCAAAAAGGGAACCTACTACCACAGAGCCTTACTCTTCAAG GTTTTGTCAGACAGAATTGGCTTGAGCTGCAGTCTGGTGAGAGGAGACTACAATCGTGCCTGGAATGAAGTTCTGCTCCCCTCCACCACCACAAGAGCTACTGGATTATACCCTCATCTTCAGACTTACATCATAGATCTTATGCACAAACCTGGAACCCTTATGAAGTGTGAAACACCTGCTGCTGAACAGTACCAGACAATCTAA
- the armc3 gene encoding armadillo repeat-containing protein 3 isoform X2, producing the protein MGKKIKKEAEPQPKQGFETLPIESKNAATVILMLQSPEEEVVVKALEAIYKFAEKGDENKSSLMALGAVEPLTCLLKHDSKIVCKNAFMALGVMVSDKDVKRLIKKLNIIPSIITKLAPEEDVTVLEFATLLLAHLSVDMTCKVQIFHNDGLKPLLTLLSSTDPDVKKQSVECIYNLVQELSSRVAVHTFNGIPPLLELLSSEFPIIQQFALRTLETINKDRDSRTAFREQNGFARILEFLTKKEFSDLHVEALKVISNCMEDTESMQLIQENGGLENLLQFLITPTAHDIQATAVETISKAAQSSENRKILHEQNVEKAIIELLAVENDSIHTAVCQAVSAMSENLSSRDTFRQFDGIKLIVQLLNSEGDRVKEVAAEALSSLTHANQPNAYAVYEAEGDKLLVQLLQNGSPPAVVHATAVLINMASQEVIRSRIISHGAIQALLKPLYSTDKHTLTNVTQAVAALTCDAEGRAELRSVGALPQLVNLLTSKYPDVRRNVCWAVTVCATDEPTATEMCRLGALEILQEINSSLSRKNKFSEAALQRLLDSNLSLKYSLTGCLFPTDITTDGFYDPGQTKDGQRIPGLEDIAKQVINQRRAVIAVNGNPPDETITDSQEKGQQQSPTESQISTVMSSQGSVKTTSKSKAKAGQEDEIQSHDNECKPQEEAVVEKPWTLPYDAQLNNLIKETFKSVLPLHDEVEMYTAVAKLVCDAMGGPIDIEQQYDFLWELHLSELKVEMQSNIIPIGKIKKGTYYHRALLFKVLSDRIGLSCSLVRGDYNRAWNEVLLPSTTTRATGLYPHLQTYIIDLMHKPGTLMKCETPAAEQYQTI; encoded by the exons atggggaaaaaaataaagaaggaagCTGAACCACAACCCAAACAAGGA TTTGAAACTCTGCCTATTGAGAGCAAGAATGCTGCAACAGTGATTCTCATGCTTCAGTCTCCTGAGGAAGAAGTGGTTGTCAAAGCCCTCGAAGCCATTTATAAGTTTGCAGAGAAAG GTGATGAGAACAAGAGCTCTCTGATGGCTTTAGGGGCAGTGGAACCGCTAACTTGCCTTCTAAAACATGACAGTAAAATTGTTTGCAAAAACGCTTTCATGGCTCTGGGTGTCATGGTTTCAGACA AGGATGTCAAACGATTGATCAAGAAACTAAATATAATTCCATCTATCATCACCAAACTGGCACCAGAAG AAGACGTTACTGTTCTTGAATTTGCCACTCTGCTTTTGGCACATCTGTCTGTGGACATGACATGCAAGGTTCAGATTTTCCATAATGATGGACTGAAACCTCTCCTCACTCTACTGTCCAGCACGGATCCTGATGTAAAAAAACAATCGGTGGAATGCATCTACAATCTTGTTCAG GAACTTTCTAGTCGGGTTGCAGTGCATACATTTAACGGAATCCCTCCACTGCTGGAGCTGCTGAGTTCTGAATTTCCCATCATTCAGCAGTTTGCTCTGCGCACCCTAGAGACCATCAATAAGGACAGAGACAGTCGAACAGCATTCAGAGAACAAAATGGATTTGCTCGAATCCTGGAGTTTCTCACAAAGAAA GAGTTTAGTGACCTTCATGTGGAAGCTCTGAAAGTCATCTCAAATTGTATGGAGGACACTGAGTCCATGCAGCTGATTCAGGAGAATGGAGGCCTGGAGAACTTGCTGCAATTTCTCATTACACCCACTGCTCATGATATCCAGGCTACTGCGGTTGAAACTATCAGCAAAGCAGCGCAGAGTA GTGAAAATCGAAAGATCCTGCATGAGCAAAATGTTGAAAAGGCCATCATTGAATTGCTTGCAGTGGAGAACGACAGCATACATACTGCTGTATGCCAGGCAGTGTCAGCCATGAGCGAGAACCTGAGCAGCAGGGACACTTTCAGACAATTTG atggGATCAAACTTATTGTGCAGCTGCTAAACAGTGAGGGAGATAGGGTAAAAGAGGTTGCAGCAGAAGCCTTATCAAGCCTTACCCACGCAAACCAGCCAAATGCATA TGCTGTTTATGAAGCGGAAGGAGACAAGCTTCTTGTCCAGCTTCTACAGAATGGCTCTCCTCCAGCAGTAGTACATGCAACAGCTGTTCTGATCAACATGGCATCACAGGAAGTGATCCGCTCTCGCATTATCTCCCACGGAGCCATCCAGGCATTACTGAAACCCCTCTACTccactgataaacacacactcaccaacgTCACTCAGGCTGTAGCTGCACTCACTTGTGATGCAGAGGGAAGGGCTGAG TTAAGAAGTGTTGGAGCTTTGCCACAATTGGTTAATCTCCTAACATCCAAGTATCCTGATGTTCGGCGAAATGTATGCTGGGCAGTGACTGTGTGCGCGACCGATGAGCCAACAGCCACAGAAATGTGCAGATTAGG GGCTTTGGAGATCCTCCAGGAGATCAACTCCTCACTGAGCCGTAAGAATAAGTTCAGTGAGGCAGCCCTGCAGAGGCTCTTGGATAGTAACCTCTCTCTAAAATACAGCCTTACAGGATGTCTCTTCCCTACTGATATCACTACTGATGGGTTCTATGATCCAGGACAG ACCAAAGATGGTCAAAGGATTCCTGGTCTTGAAGATATAGCAAAGCAGGTTATCAATCAGCGCCGAGCAGTCATAGCAGTTAATGGAAACCCCCCAGATGA GACAATTACTGATTCACAAGAGAAGGGGCAGCAGCAGAGTCCTACAGAAAGTCAGATCTCGACTGTAATGAGCAGCCAAGGGAGCGTCAAAACAACTAG TAAATCAAAAGCCAAAGCGGGGCAGGAGGATGAGATTCAGAGTCATGACAATGAGTGTAAACCCCAGGAGGAAGCAGTAGTAGAAAAGCCATGGACACTGCCATATGATGCTCAGTTGAATAATCTGATCAAAGAGACCTTCAAATCTGTCTTGCCCTTACATGATGAGGTGGAAATGTACACTGCCGTGGCAAA GTTGGTGTGTGATGCAATGGGAGGGCCAATTGATATTGAGCAACAGTATGATTTTCTTTGGGAGCTTCACCTGAGTGAGCTGAAGGTTGAGATGCAGTCAAACATCATTCCTATCGGCAAGATCAAAAAGGGAACCTACTACCACAGAGCCTTACTCTTCAAG GTTTTGTCAGACAGAATTGGCTTGAGCTGCAGTCTGGTGAGAGGAGACTACAATCGTGCCTGGAATGAAGTTCTGCTCCCCTCCACCACCACAAGAGCTACTGGATTATACCCTCATCTTCAGACTTACATCATAGATCTTATGCACAAACCTGGAACCCTTATGAAGTGTGAAACACCTGCTGCTGAACAGTACCAGACAATCTAA
- the msrb2 gene encoding methionine-R-sulfoxide reductase B2, mitochondrial: MARLLVRLSSVLYNAASTQSVLSKSRSVLIRPLGTATDLLSLTRYEVCVDWKKKLTPEQYVVTREKGTEVPFSGIYLNHNDVGMYHCVCCDIPLFSSESKYDSGTGWPSFFEAHGTWQRDESQANIIRRPDNSLGSPGTEVICKQCDAHLGHVFNDGPDPTGQRFCINSAALNFKPRED, from the exons ATGGCACGTCTCCTGGTGCGACTTTCTTCTGTACTTTACAATGCAGCTTCCACTCAATCAGTTTTGTCTAAAAGCCGGTCTGTGCTGATCCGACCACTAGGCACAGCAACAG ATCTTCTCTCTTTGACACGTTACGAGGTTTGTGTGGACTGGAAGAAGAAGCTAACTCCAGAACAGTATGTAGTCACTAGAGAAAAAGGCACTGAGgtg CCATTCAGTGGAATCTATCTGAACCATAATGATGTGGgcatgtatcactgtgtgtgctgtgatatACCACTCTTCAG CTCTGAATCGAAATACGACTCTGGAACGGGGTGGCCGTCTTTCTTTGAAGCTCATGGTACGTGGCAGAGAGACGAGAGTCAGGCCAACATTATCCGCAGACCTGATAACTCGTTAGGAAGCCCAGGAACAGAAGTCATCTGCAAACAG TGTGATGCTCATCTCGGCCACGTGTTCAATGATGGTCCGGATCCAACAGGCCAGAGATTCTGCATAAACAGTGCAGCACTGAATTTCAAGCCCAGAGAAGACTAA
- the c8g gene encoding complement component C8 gamma chain produces MVRVCVYLSLVLLLGFSLSGPVNGRRTRYKPKPKPKPKPGENPIEEIAAVRNFDVNQMSGKWYLLSVASRCKYLLEHGFKVEGTIITLTAPVSSNEPLKVSTFTKLNYQCWEIQQRYETTKTPGQFLLRAKIPAKNNDIFIVDTDYKSYAMLLYKMKDKLTFKLYGRSPVIAESIVDKFEDMAQKQNLGLDVTFQFPIYGFCQSADKEHTLVMT; encoded by the exons AtggtgcgtgtatgtgtgtatttgtctctggtgttgttgttgggttTTAGTCTCTCTGGACCTGTGAATGGAAGACGAACTCGATACAAGCCAAAGccaaaaccaaaaccaaagCCAGGTGAAAATCCCATTGAGGAGATTGCTGCAGTTCGGAACTTTGATGTCAATCAG ATGAGTGGAAAGTGGTATCTGCTAAGTGTAGCGTCAAGATGTAAGTACCTTTTAGAGCATGGCTTTAAGGTGGAGGGCACCATCATTACTCTGACTGCTCCCGTCTCATCCAACGAACCACTCAAAGTGAGCACCTTCACCAAACT caATTATCAGTGTTGGGAGATTCAACAGCGGTATGAGACAACAAAGACTCCAGGCCAGTTCCTACTGAGAG CAAAAATACCAGCAAAGAACAATGACATATTCATTGTAGACACAGACTACAAATCTTATGCCATGTTACTCTACAAGATGAAGGACAAGCTCACCTTTAAACTCTACG GACGCTCTCCAGTAATCGCTGAAAGCATCGTGGACAAATTTGAGGACATGGCACAGAAACAAAATCTGGGCTTGGATGTTACTTTCCAGTTTCCTATTTATG GGTTTTGTCAGTCTGCAGACAAGGAGCACACACTTG